From Acidobacteriota bacterium, the proteins below share one genomic window:
- a CDS encoding YbaB/EbfC family nucleoid-associated protein, producing the protein MNIQKMMQQAQQMQERLQKQMGEMTVDASTGGGMVTVRVNGHKHLVSVTIDPEVVSKDDVEMLQDLIVAAVNDAHRKVDEALAQQMQGMMGGLRIPGLS; encoded by the coding sequence ATGAACATTCAGAAGATGATGCAACAGGCCCAGCAGATGCAGGAGCGGCTGCAGAAGCAGATGGGCGAGATGACGGTGGACGCGTCCACGGGCGGCGGCATGGTCACCGTCCGCGTCAACGGCCACAAGCACCTCGTCAGCGTGACGATCGATCCCGAGGTCGTGTCGAAGGACGACGTCGAGATGCTGCAGGACTTGATCGTCGCGGCGGTGAACGACGCGCATCGGAAGGTGGACGAGGCGCTCGCGCAGCAGATGCAGGGGATGATGGGCGGCCTGAGGATCCCCGGGCTCTCCTGA
- the recR gene encoding recombination protein RecR, giving the protein MVRVDPLAELITALQRLPGIGARSAQRLAYHLLKTPREEVDALCAALLSVKERVTYCSICNNITDVDPCAYCTAADRDPKVICVVEQPENVAAIEKTRGFRGRYHVLMGAIAPLQGIGPDDLKLKGLLARVDQGGVEEVILATNPTVEGEATALYVARLLKPLGPRVTRIAMGVPVGSDIDYTDEFTMSKSMEGRREI; this is encoded by the coding sequence ATGGTGCGGGTCGATCCGCTGGCCGAGCTGATCACGGCGCTGCAGCGGCTGCCCGGCATCGGCGCGAGGAGCGCGCAGCGGCTCGCCTATCACCTGTTGAAGACGCCGCGCGAGGAGGTGGACGCGCTCTGTGCGGCGCTGCTCTCGGTCAAGGAGCGCGTCACCTACTGCTCGATCTGCAACAACATCACCGACGTCGATCCGTGCGCGTACTGCACCGCGGCCGATCGCGATCCAAAGGTCATCTGCGTGGTCGAGCAGCCCGAGAACGTCGCCGCGATCGAGAAGACGCGCGGGTTCCGCGGGCGGTACCACGTGCTGATGGGCGCGATCGCGCCGCTGCAGGGGATCGGGCCGGATGACCTCAAGCTCAAGGGCCTGCTCGCGCGCGTGGACCAAGGCGGCGTCGAGGAAGTGATCCTGGCCACGAATCCTACCGTCGAGGGGGAGGCGACCGCGCTCTACGTGGCGCGGCTGCTCAAGCCGCTCGGCCCGCGCGTGACGCGCATCGCGATGGGCGTGCCGGTCGGCAGCGACATCGACTACACCGATGAGTTCACGATGTCGAAGTCGATGGAAGGACGGCGCGAGATCTGA